ATTTTGGAAGGTTCAGTATTGAACCTCACACCAGATATTATCCAAACATACGGGCTGCAGGGGCTGGTATTGGATGTAGATGAAACATTAGTACCAATAAGAGTAGCATCAGCTTCTCCAGAACTGCAACAGTGGGTAGAACAAATTCGCCCCTTTGCAAAGCTGTGGTTGGTGAGCAATAACCTGAGCGAAGCCCGGATTGGTGGAATTGCTCGCTCTCTCAACCTGCCTTACTTCTTAGGTGCTGCCAAGCCCTCGCGACGTAAAATTCGGGAAGCACTCAAAGCAATGAACTTACCTGTACACCAAGTGGGCATGGTGGGAGATAGGTTATTTACTGATGTATTGGCAGGCAATCGCTTAGGAATGTTTACTATATTGGTAGAACCAATTATCCATCCAGATGTTGCTTTGCGTTCCCATCCGATACGCAACTGTGAAGTTTGGGTATCTGAAATTTTAGGTGCCTCCATTACTCCTAAAACAGGGAGGTTTACAAAGGTTGACAAAGAGCCAGGAAAGTAAATCTAAAGAAAAAATAAAAAAACCTTTGTTTTCTAGAAAAATCGGGGATCATAATAAGTATAAATAACATGGGGTCAGCCAAATAAAGACCCTAGCCAATAACAAGTCAACATAAACAGCAAAGCGTCAGCCTCAACATATAAAGGGGTTGGCGCTTTACAATTTAGTCAATACTCCTTAGTCTTTTGTCATAAAACGAATGACTCATGACTAAATAACTAATGGCCAAAACAATTGTCGTCAAAATTGGCACTTCCAGCCTGACTCAACCAGAAACCGGACAACTGGCACTTTCCACAATTGCGACTTTAGCAGAAACCCTTTCACACCTCCGACGGCAGGGGCATAAGGTCATTTTGGTGTCCTCTGGCGCTGTAGGTGTGGGTTGTGCGCGACTGGGCTTAACAGAACGCCCCAAGGCAATTGCTCTGAAACAGGCAGTTGCAGCAGTTGGGCAAGGCAGATTAATACGAGTCTACGACGATTTATTTACGACTCTGCAACAGCCAATTGCTCAAGTTTTACTCACCCGTAGCGACTTAGTACAGCGCAGTCGTTACCTTAACGTCTACAACACATTCAGGGAATTACTGGAACTGGGGATCATTCCGGTGGTGAATGAGAATGACACAGTCGCAGTGGAAGAACTGAAATTTGGTGATAATGACACCCTTTCTGCCTTAGTTGCTAGCTTAGTGGAAGCAGATTGGCTGTTTTTGCTCACCGATGTTGATAGGCTTTACTCAGCCGATCCCCGTTCTGTACCCGATGCCCAGCCTATTGCTTTAGTTAGCAATATCCAAGAATTAGCACAGCTACAAGTGCAAACAGGCACGCAAGGTTCCCAATGGGGTACTGGTGGTATGTTGACCAAAATTTCTGCAGCAAGAATTGCTACAGCTGCTGGTATTCGCACCGTCATTACTGAAGGAAAATACCCCCGCAATATAGAAAAAATTTTACAGGGCGAATCCATTGGCACACACTTTGAACCTCACCCCGAACCAACTTCTGCCCGTAAACGCTGGATAGCTTATGGTTTGCTTCCTGGGGGTAAACTCTATTTAGATGAGGGAGCAGTGCTAGCAATTTCTGGTGCTGGCAAATCGCTGTTAGCTGCTGGTATTACCGCAGTACAAGGGGAATTTGACACTCAAGAAGCGGTGCAATTGTGCGACAAAAACGGTCATGAAATTGCCAGAGGAGTGGTGAACTACAGCAGCACCGAACTGCAAAAGATTCGCGGACGCCGTTCCGGTGAAATTGCCGCTATTTTAGGTTATGTTGGTGCGGAAACTGTGGTTCATCGGGATAATTTGGTTTTGACATAACGCTCTGTGAAGAAACACTTTGCGTGGCAGAGGATTGAGCAACGAGGTCAAAGCCCAGAGATTGAGCCTTTTTCTGGAGGTTTTTCAGATGATAATTGCTGCCGCGCATATTCATTACCATTTTCCCGCGTGTGCGCCGCCATCTACATGCAAAATTTCGCCAGTGACAAATTCTGCACCCTCAAGGTACAAGAGTGCTGTAACGATCTCACCCACTGTGCCGAGCCGAGCGATCGGATGTAAACCCTTCAGGAATTCATGGCTTTCTGGTTGATGCATCGGCGTATCGATGATGCCCGCACTAATCGTATTGAACCGAATGCCTGTCGTTGCGTATTCGATCGCCAAGCTTTTTGTCGCGGCGTTGAGTGCGCCTTTACTGAAGTATGTTCCAAAAGCATTTAATCCTGCGACTGGCTGTGTGACAAGCGTTGTTGAAATTGTGACAACGTGCCCCCGTCCTTGTGTTCTCATCTGTCTCACTGCGGGTTGGGTAACATAGAAAAATCCATCAGCGTTCGTTGCCATAATTGATCGATATTGTTCTTCGGTATAATCATGAAAATTTCCTGGAACAAAAATACCAGCATTGTTGACAACCAGATCTAACCTTCCAGTTTTCTGAATTGCAACATCGGTCAGTGATTCGCCCGTAGCTTTCAAGCTGACATCTCCATCAATTAGAAAGCACCGATCAGTTTGGTCAAGTACTTTCGCGCTTGAAAGCTTTCGGGCACAGGCAACGACACTATAGTCTTCAGCTAGCAGCGTTTTGACAATACCTAACCCAATGCCGCTTGATGCACCCGTAACGATGGCTGTTTTTCTCGACATAATGCTCTTTGTTTTTCCTGGTTTGACACTCACGAGAAACTATATTGAAG
The sequence above is a segment of the Mastigocladopsis repens PCC 10914 genome. Coding sequences within it:
- a CDS encoding YqeG family HAD IIIA-type phosphatase, translating into MRWNNFLQPDLILEGSVLNLTPDIIQTYGLQGLVLDVDETLVPIRVASASPELQQWVEQIRPFAKLWLVSNNLSEARIGGIARSLNLPYFLGAAKPSRRKIREALKAMNLPVHQVGMVGDRLFTDVLAGNRLGMFTILVEPIIHPDVALRSHPIRNCEVWVSEILGASITPKTGRFTKVDKEPGK
- the proB gene encoding glutamate 5-kinase encodes the protein MAKTIVVKIGTSSLTQPETGQLALSTIATLAETLSHLRRQGHKVILVSSGAVGVGCARLGLTERPKAIALKQAVAAVGQGRLIRVYDDLFTTLQQPIAQVLLTRSDLVQRSRYLNVYNTFRELLELGIIPVVNENDTVAVEELKFGDNDTLSALVASLVEADWLFLLTDVDRLYSADPRSVPDAQPIALVSNIQELAQLQVQTGTQGSQWGTGGMLTKISAARIATAAGIRTVITEGKYPRNIEKILQGESIGTHFEPHPEPTSARKRWIAYGLLPGGKLYLDEGAVLAISGAGKSLLAAGITAVQGEFDTQEAVQLCDKNGHEIARGVVNYSSTELQKIRGRRSGEIAAILGYVGAETVVHRDNLVLT
- a CDS encoding SDR family NAD(P)-dependent oxidoreductase, with protein sequence MSRKTAIVTGASSGIGLGIVKTLLAEDYSVVACARKLSSAKVLDQTDRCFLIDGDVSLKATGESLTDVAIQKTGRLDLVVNNAGIFVPGNFHDYTEEQYRSIMATNADGFFYVTQPAVRQMRTQGRGHVVTISTTLVTQPVAGLNAFGTYFSKGALNAATKSLAIEYATTGIRFNTISAGIIDTPMHQPESHEFLKGLHPIARLGTVGEIVTALLYLEGAEFVTGEILHVDGGAHAGKW